In the Halosolutus gelatinilyticus genome, CGCCCTGTACTATCTTTCCGACACCGTCCCCTGTGCAGACCGACTTCGGAGACGTCTCGGGCCGCGGAAAACGCGCACCCAAGCGCCGGGACACGGCCCGTTCTACCTCGTTCGACGAGCGCTGTTCGGTCTCGTTAGCGTTTGGTTCGCGTTGCTCACGATCGGGATCGTTTCCGTCCGGGGTCGCAACAAGCGGCAAATAGTGGTGTTCGATCGGTACTACCACCAGTTCTTCTATGACGTGTATGGATCGGCGGGTATCCCACTCTCGCATCTCCTTCCCCAACCGTGGCGGACGATTTACTTGGACGCTGACCTCACCACGGTCCAGGCGCGGATGGACGCCGTCGATCGGGCGGTCGACGAGCGGTACTACGCCACCGTAATCGACCTGTACGACGACTGTGCGACTCCCGAGTGGCTGTCATTCCGTGCAGAACTACCGGTTGACACGCTTCACGAGCAAATCTTCCAGGCGATCCGCTACGACGTCGACCGAGACCGCTCTCAGAGCAGCAGCGATCGGATACGAACGATTCTCTTTCGGAAGAACCAAGCGCCCAAGAAGCCCAGAGAAGGGCGATAGCGATCGACATATCGATTACTCAGCGGCCGAACGAACCGCGTCGCTCCCCCACGAGTTTGATGAGCAAGCTATCGGGCCTACTCCGGGTACTTCTATCGGCTACTGATAACGCTACCAACGTCGTGCTGCAGACAACGTGCGTATTTTCAGGGCAAATAGTGGTGAGTTGTACGACAGGCGAAAAGATGAACGACTTCTCCGTGTGGACCACGCCTTCACTCGCACCAGTCGGCGACGGAGAACGACGATCGGCACGTAGCGATGCGAACCGGCCGAATGAACTGCTGGCTCGTCAGTGGTCGTGATCGTGGCTCTCGTTTCCGTGGCTGTGGCTCGAGTGGAGTTCCGTTACAATCGGCGTTACTTCGTCGTCAGCCTCGGATCGAAGTTCTGCCTCGAACTCCTCGGGGACGTGTGCGGTGAAAATCGAGTAGAAGCCATCGGACGCGACGCGGAGTTCGATCGTCGTTTCGCCGCTCGGCTCGAAGTCCACGCGATACAGCGTATCGGACGAGGGTTGTACGGCGTCACCGTCAGCGACCACCGTCCCCGCCTCGTCTTCCTCGAATAGTCCCGTCGCTGTTTCTCCCGCGTGGAAGAGGCCGTGATCGCCGCTCTCGTCCGTCGGGACGACCGCGAGGTGCATCTCGGGATCGGGCCCCTCGTAGTACGTGTACGTGTACATCCCCGACCGGAGTTCGTACAGACCGCCCCATTCCCACGGCGGATCATCGTGTTCGTGTTCGTGATCGTCTTCAGCAAGGGGATTGTCGAGACAACCGCTACCGAGCAGCGGTGTAAGACCGACAACGCTGAGGACTGCCCGCCGTCTCGTGATCCGTGTCACGGTCATCGTACTACTGTTGTCTCCATGAGTGAGATAGAACTTTCGTAGTGGTCGATCACCCCTCCCCTGCCTTTCGCCTGTACGGACACACCATTCACTCGCACCAGCACGTGATAGAGGACGACGATCGGTATATAGAGATGCGCACATATCATTCCTGTTGTCGCACCATCCGTCCACCCAGAAGATATAATCCTCGTCACGACAAACTCGCATCCGAGAATCAACCATGGATACCGTTACATTCTCGGGCACCCTCCCAACTTGGATTGCTTCAATCACAGCCGCCGTTGCCGTCCTTTTCGGTGTAATTGCAACTGACCTCCTCACACTCGGTACGCTGGGTCAAGTTGCAGTGACCCTTGTTTTATTAGCGGTGTTCGGGACAACAGTTGACCGCCTTCTAAATCGATAGGCAGATCCTGTCTGCTCTCTACATCACTTATACGTAACACCGCGTTCAGCATTAGTCTCGTAACGAAGAACAACGATCGATACACTGAGCCGCGAAAACACCGGGATTCACTCCGCCGCATCGTCCAACGCGAACGAGTCGTACTCGATCTCCCCCGCTCGATCGTATCGAAGCATTTGGACCCCAGTGCTCGACGTTTCGGCATCCGTCAGCTCGAGGGCCGCGGGAATCGTCCCATCGCCGAACAACCGCTTTCCGTCCCCGACGACCAGGGGGAAGATCCACAGCCAGAACTCGTCGACGAGATCGTGCGCGAGCAGCGTCTGAATCAGGTCGTGGCTTCCCTGCACGGAGATCACGTCCCTGCGATCGCTCTTGAGATCCGCGACGGCTTCCTCGACGGTTCCAGAGAGCAACGTCGAGTTGTTCCACTCAACCTCGTCGAGGGTCCTGGAGGCGACGTATTTGGGCATGCTATTTAATTTCGCCGCCACGGGATCGTCCTCCGTCTCGACGTTAGGCCAGTGTGCGGCGAAGATCTCGTACGTCTTCCGGCCGAGCAACAGCGCGTCGGCCTCGGCGAACTGGTCGTCCATAACCGCACCCATCCGCTCGTCCCAGTAATTGACCGACCACCCGCCCTGTTCGAATCCACCGTCGCGGTCCTCGTCGGGGCCGCCGGGCGCCTGCATCACGCCGTCGAGCGTCAGAAACGTTCCCACGACGAGTTTTCCGGCTGGTTCGTCCGCGCGATTATTGCTCACACACTACGTAACGCGACAGTAGACGATATCCGTTTCGTCGATCCGGATCAGCACCGTCGAGCTCGACGCTGAAGCCGGATGCGCGTCGATGCCCGCCGCGAAGGTGCCGAAGATCCGTCCCACCAGCACCCACTGGAGCCGGCGACGTGCGCTCGTGACCGGCGATCGCCCGCAAAGTCGTCGGACTACCCGCTTGCGGAGTCGCGTGCCGAGGTCTCGATACAACGGCTCCACGATGTGTCGCGATTGTAAGGGCACACGCTAAGGATCCGACCGTGGTCGCGCGTTCTACACGTGACCGAACTCGGCTACAAACTCATCCGCGACGAGCACGGTCCGAACGACCTCGTCGAGTACGCCACCCTCGCCGATCGGTCGGCATTCGAGTACGCGATGATCTCCGACCACTACCACCCCTGGACCTCGACGCAAGGTGAGAGTCCGTTCGCATGGAACGTGATCGGCGCGATCGGTGCCGGGAGGAATATCGTCCCTTGGACGGAACTGGATTCAGGTTTAGCTTTGATAGAACACTACAACGGTTTCCGGGCCGTTTCTCCAATAGTGGATAGTTGATAAGTATATGAATATGATGTCTAAACTATATATTCAGCAGCGTTCCGAGTACCGCGCTTTTCGCGTCGGAATCGAAACTCGCGGCGGGACGTACAGCTTTGAATTCGGGCACGGAATCGTAACAGAATGCAACGCCGTCGCGCTCCGTTCTCGCTCGCTGAGAAGCATGTCGGTAATTGCTAATCCGCGTTGGATGTGATTTGATAGGGGTGGATCGTCCGTTTCGGACAAGCAGGTGGACAGCAACAGTAGCACCGATCGCCGAGTCGAATTGCAAATTCGCCGATCGCGGCGCGAGACGATCGGAGTGGATCCTCGACTGTGATTCTGCGTTTGTCCGCTCAGTTCTAGCCGGGAGATTGCCCCCGTTCGGTGCGAACTTTCCAATGTATTGGCAATATTGAAATCTGATAACTGTGCCGGGAACCGTCGGGTATCCGATTGCGCCGATTCGCGAGACGTCGCCTTTCGCGAGCGGCGAACAGCGCACGACCTAGAACGAGACGTCGGTATCGTAGTCCCCGGCGGAGGGGGCCGTCGGCTCGTCCGGATCGATGCGAACGTCGATCAGTTCGGGGCCGTCCGCGCGCGCCACCGCGATGTCGATCGCGTCCGCGAGACCCGCAAGCGTTCGTACCGTCTCGCCCCGACAGCCGAAGCCCCCCGCGACGGTTGCGAACTCGGGCGACGACCAGTCGAACCGATGCCCCTCGGCGTACCGATCGATCTCCGGGGACTTGCTGATGATCCCGTAGTCCTGATTGTTGAAGACGATCGCGATCACGTCGATCTCGTGTTCGACCGCCGTGTGGAGCTCCTGCAGACACATCATGGCGCCGCCGTCGCCCGTCAGCGCGACGACCGGCCGATCCGGCGACGCGAGGCTCGCGCCGATCGCGGCGGGGATCCCGACACCCATTCCCGCCCACGAGCCGGCGGTGACGTACGTCTCGGGTTCGTACGTCTCGAAGGTCTGTTTGGCCCAGAGCCGGAAGCCGCCGATGTCGGTCGTTACGACCGTTTCCGCCGGTAACGCATCCCGGAGCGTCCGAAGCGCGCCGGCCGTCGCGATCGGTGTCTCGTCCTCGAGGAGCCCGCGGGCACGGAGGCGATCGTCGTACTCCCGCCGAACGCGATCGCCGACGACCGCCCCGTCCCAGGCGGTATCGGGGCGAGGTTCGGACCGGAGGCGACGGTGCAAGCGGTCGACCGCGTCGGCGACGTTCGCGACGATCGGAACGTCGGCCTCGTAGGACGCGTTAATTCGGCTCGCGTCGAGGGTGACGTGGACGAGCGTCTCGCCGAAGGGGAGCGACCAGTCGGCGGTGGTGACGCCGTCGAACCGAGTTCCGAGCGCGAGAACGACGTCGGCCGCTTCGAGGGCCCGTCTCGCGCCCGCCGGGAGGTGACTCCCCGTGACCCCGAGCCAGCGTGGATCGTCCTCCGGGAAGATCCCTTTCCCCTTGTAGGACGCGACGATGGGAGCGTTGAGCGTCTCGACGAGGTCGCGGATCGCCTCCGGATCGCCCGATCGACGGGCGCCGACGCCGAGGTAGACGAGCGGCCGCTCGGCGCCGGCGAGCGCGCGCGTCGCGGCTCGGTATTCGGCGTCGCCGTCGAACCGGCTCGTCGGCGGCTCGATCGTCACCGGCGGCGAACGAAACTCGGCGTCGAGGAGGGACTTCGGAACGCCCAGCCTGACCGGCCCGTACGGCGGCGTCAGCGCGGTTTCGATCCCCGAACGAACCAGCCGGTGGAACTCGGCCGGGCGCTCGATCGAGTGGTTCGCTTTGACGACGGTATCGAACGTTTCGGGCTCGATCTCGTGGATCGGCCCCTTCCCCCTGTCGTCCGGATCGGCCTCCGCGGCGACGTGGATCAACGGGACGCGGTCGTCGAGCGCGTTTTTCAACCCGTGCATCGCGTTCGTGTCGCCGGGCCCGGGGACGGTGAGCGTCGCGGCCACGCCGCCGCCGGCTTCGTAGTATCCCCACGCGATGTGCGGGATCGCCGTCTCGTGGCGCGCCATTACGTATCGAACGTCGTCCCGGCGATCGACGGTCCGATCGAGCGGGAGCGTTTGCGTTCCGGGGATGCCGACGAGGAGGTCGATTCCGGCGTCGACGAGGGCGTCGTACAGGTGGTCGCTACCGGATCGTCTCGGCGGGCCGTCGTCTGTCGGAGCCATGTCCTGAGTTCTGACTGGCGCGGCGGAGACCCATAAATTCACGCGATTACGATGTCCCGTTCGGCTCGCGTATCAAGGTCCGACGCTCGCTCCCGTTCCGAGGTTCGGACCGCCGATCGGTGCGGGTGGTTCACACAGCGCGAACGATTACATCGGTACGAATGTAATAAAGTTCGCCGAATCCCGCGATCGGGAGCCGTTCGTCTCGCTAGCGATCGGTCACGCTGGGACCGAAGCTCAGCCGAAGCCGCGGTTTTCGACGGCTCCGAGGACCGTACTCCCTCGTTCCCCAGGAGTGAATAGCAGATTGCGATCCGATCCGCCCCGGATTGGCGGCGCTGCTCGTCCGACGGCGTGCGGACGGAGCGGCACCGATCGTCGCATCATCGCGATGCATAGCCAGTGTCGGCCGCTTCCCCGTTGCCCTCCCGATGGGATTCGCGGAAGTACTGCGGACCCGATCTCGGATTCCGACGGCTACTAAGGTGCATCGGCGCAATTGTGGTTCCCGATAGGGGAACCAACGATCGGCGATCGGACGCGCGATCTGCCGATCGAGTTCGGCTGCAAGCGACGGCCGTTCGACCAGTTCTCGCGGGTCGTTGCGATCGAGTTATCGTCGACTGCCGCCGCACCGTCCGCTCCCGAATCGAGGTTCTCTGCCAAAATTGTGGCTCACGAACGGGGTAGTGCTTCTGTCGCCGTTCGGCCTGCGAGTACGGATCAGTCGATGAGGGAGTCGATGTCGTCTTCGAGTTGGCTGTAGAGTTCCTCGGCTTTCCGCTCCTCTTCGGACGCCAGCGGTCGGATCGGTTCCCGAACGTTTCCGCCGTTGAGGCCGGCGAGTTCGAGCCCCTTCTTGACCGCCGAAACGCTGATCGCGCCCTCGATCTCGTTTCCTTGTCCGGTCTCGTCCCGGAAGTTCTGGTAGGGAAGGCAGATGTTCCGGAGTTCGCGGGCGCGGTCCCAGTCGCCGTCGGAGAGCGCGTCGAACAGTTCGAGGCCGATCTCGGGTCGGAAATTACTGACGCCCGCGGAGAAGCCCTCCGCGCCCTCGGCCCAGAAGGAGACGGCAAACGGTTCCGCGAGACCGTCGACCCAGACGACGTCGTCGCTGCCGGCGGCGACGCCCGCGCCGAGCTTCACCGGATCTTTCAGCGCGTACTTGATCCCGACGACTCCCTCGACGCGGGTGAGGCTGGCGAGATACTCGATGGACGGGTCGAATCCGCGGACGTAGGGAACGAGCGGCGTGTCCGTCGCCGAGGAGAGACTCCGGTAGTACTCAAGCAGTCCCTGTTCGTGGATGTAGGTGTGATCGGGCGGCATGATCATCATCGCGTCGACGCCGATGCGATCGTACGCGTGGATCAGATTCCGCGCATCGTCCGTGCTTCCGCCGACGCCGGCGAGGACGCAAGCGTCCGATGGAAGCGCATCGACGCTCGTCTCGGCGACGTCGATGCGTTCGTTGGTGGCGAGCGAGTGGTACTCGCTGATGTTGGCGGTCGCCAAGAACGTTCGAACCCCTGCGCTGTATAGCTCCTGTGCGTTTTCCGCGATCTTCTCGTGTTCGATTTCGAGGTCGTCGTCGAACGGCGTCAGGAGACCGACAGCAACACCGCGGAGACGGGTCCGTACCTGCTCGGCTGACAATGGCATAGATTCCACATATATCCAATGAGGTATAAGTCCATCGGATGGCGTGAACGCGCCCTTCCGATTCGTATCACCGCTGCGTACTGTTCGATTATCCCTGCTGAACGAGTCACCCCCGGCGACCAGAGCCGCGACGCGATCGCGCGACTCGGACCGCCGACCCGACGGCAGAGCGATCGACGGATTCGAGACGCCACTCCGCCGGCCGATCGGCGTGAGGGGGCGGGGTGCGCAGACGGGTTCGAGACGGCTCAATCGCTTTGCGTTGCGATCGGGTCGTCGTCCATCGTAATCGACGCGCTGTTCCAGTACTCGTGGTCGTCGTCGACGCGGAAACAGGCGGCTTCGTGTAACTCGCCGTCGGGGACGTCGAACGAGGACGGATCCTGGGCTCGACAGACCTCCCTCGCCTTGGCACAGCGCGTGTGATAGCGACAGCCGCTCGGCGGGTTCGTCGGGTCTGGAATGTCGATCTTCCGGATCGGCGACTCGTCGTCGTTGTCAGCGCCCAGCTCCGGCGTCGCCCAGCACAGCGCCTGCGTGTAGGGGTGTTGTGGGTCGTGGATGATCTGTTCCGGCGGTCCGATCTCGACGAGACGACCCAGATAGACGACGCCGATCCGTCCACCGGTCTTCTCGGCGATGTACCTGGCGTTCGAGAGATCGTGAGAGACGAACAGGTACGACGTGTCGAACGTGTCCTGAAGCTGGATCAGGAGGTCCATCATCTCGACGCGCAGCGAGACGTCCAGCGCGCTGACCGGCTCGTCGGCCATGATCACGTCGGGGTTCATCAGCATCGCCCGGATGATCGCGACGCGCTGTTGCTCGCCGCCCGAGAGCTGGTGGGGGTAGCGCTCGATGTAGTCTTCCGCCGGCGACATCCCGACGTGCTCGAGCAGGCTCAGGATGCGCTGTCGCCTGTCGTTTCCGTCGAGTTCGTCGTTCCAGCGCTTGAGCGGCGCTTCGAGGCTCGCCTTGACTCGACGGTGCGGATTCAGCGCGCTGCCCGGATCCTGGTGGACGATCTGGAGCGATCGGCGGATCTCGCCCCACGAGCTTCCGTCATCGGCGCCCGCTTTGACGTCCCAGATGTCGTGACCGCGGTACGTGACGCTCCCGCCGGTCGGCTTCTGGAGGCCGACCGTCGTCTTGCCGAGCGTCGTCTTGCCGCAGCCGGACTCGCCGACGAGCACGACCACGTCCTTCTCGTAGATGTCGAGCGAGACGCCGTCGACGGCCTCGACGACCTCGGGGTCGGCGAACATGTCGAGGAACCCCTTCTCCTTCTCGAAGTGTACTTCGACGTCGTCGAGCGAGACGACCGGCTCGGCCGACGCGGACCGCGAGGGGGTCATTCCGGGATCGGTCATCGCCGGCCCGTCGCCTCCCGCCAGCTCGTCGAGGTCGTGCGTCATCGGAATCTTCGCGCGCGCGTCCCCCCAGTGGTGGCAGTGGACGTGGTGGCTCCCGTGTACCTCGTACGGTCCGGGATCGACGTCGCGACACTCGCCGTCCGCGAGCGGACACCGCGGGTGGAACGAACAGCCCGCCGGGACGTTCACCGGGTCCGGCGCGCTTCCCTCGACCGGCTGCATCGTTTCGATCGGCGCCTGAAGGTTCGGCGTGGACTTCAAGAGCAACCGCGTGTACGGGTGGGCGGCGTCCTCGAGGATCTCGTCCGTCGGGCCGAGTTCGACGAACTCGAAGGCGTACAGCACGCCGATCCGGTCCGCGATGTCCGCGACCAGCGGCAGGTCGTGCGTGATGAAGACGATCGTCAGGTCGTACTCCTCTTTGACATCCTGGATCAGCGAGATGATCGACCGCTGCATCAGCAGGTCGAGCGCCGCCGTCGGCTCGTCCATGACGAGCACCTCCGGCTCCAACACCAGACTCAAGGCGATCAGCGCCCGCTGTTTCATCCCGCCGGAGAGTTCGTGGGGATAGGAGTCGAGGACGCGCTCGGGATCCAGGTACAGGTCCGCGAGAATGTCCTTTGCTCGCTCCATGCCCTCATCGATGTCGTAGTCGTGGGCGTCGAGCGTCTCGACGAAGTGGGTGCGGATCTTTCGGACGGGATTGAACGAGCTCATCGCCCCCTGAAACACCATCGAAATTTCCTCCCAGCGGAGCTCCTTGAGCCCCTGTTTGTCGAGATTGAGGATGTCGATCGGCTCTCCGTCGGGAGGCCGGTACGTGATGTCCCCGTGGAGGATGCCCGGGTCGACGATCGCGTCGAGCAGGGCCGACGCGAGCATGGACTTGCCGCTGCCGCTCTCGCCGACGACGCCGAGGATCTCGTTTCGCTGGATGTCCAGGTCGACGTCGTCGAGGACGCGGGATTCGCCGCGCTCCATGTCGAACGTGACGGACGTGTTCCGGATCTCCAGGATCGGATCGTCTACGGTCGTGTCGTGTTTGTAGCCGGTTTCGGAAACGGTCATGGTTAGATACCTCCCATCGTGTCGGTCGTACTTGGTTCGTCGTCGTCGGCGCCCGCGGTGTCGGCGCTCGTCTTCTCGTGTCGCGCCCGAACGCGGGGGTTAAACACGCGATCCAGCGACTGGCCCAGCAGGGTCAGCCCGACCGAGATGAACACGATCGCGAACATGGGAACGAGGAACCAGTGGAGCGCGTCGGGTCGGGCGTGCGCGTTCCCCTCGTAGGCGAGTTGCAGGATGTTCCCCCAGTTGAGGTTCTCGAACGGCAGGATGCCGAGGTAGTACAGGGCGACCGCCTCGAAGATGACCTTCCGGCCGGAGTTCGTGAGGTTGATCACCACGAACGGCATCAGGTGGGGAACGATCTCCTTGAAGACGATCGTGCGCGTCGGAATCCCCATCGCTTGTGACGCTTCGACGAACGACTCCCTGCGGAGCGTGAGCATCTGGGACCGAATCGCCCGAGCGAGTCCGCCCCACGCCGCGATGCTGAGCAACAACCCGACCGCGTACGGGTTGCCGAGGATCACGTCGGAGAACATGAGCCCCAGCACCATCACGAGCGGGAATCCGGGGATGTTGATGAACACGTCGGTGATCGAACTCAGCACGGTGTCGGTCATACCGCCCTTGTAGCCGGCGATGGCGCCGACGGTGGTTCCGATACCGACGGTGAACACGGCGCCCGAGGCGACCATCTTGAGGATCGTGGACGTCGAGTGGACGGTCTGGGCGAACAGGTCGCGCCCGAGCGCGTCCGTTCCGAGCGGGTACTCCAAGGTTTCGAACGGCGCGACCAGCGCCGGTCCTTCGGTTACGCCCGTCGGTTCGACGATCAGCGTGCCGACGGTCCCCATCAGCACGTACAGCACCACGATCGTGAACCCGATTCGGGCCCGCCAGTCGCGCCAGACGATGGCGACCGGTGCGTAGACGTACGCGTCGTACAGTTTCCGGTACCGGTCGCGCCTCGTCTCCTCGTACTCCGAGACGACCTCGAACGGCGTGCTGACGGCGCCGCCGTCGGTTTCTAGCGCTTCGTCTCGATCGTCGCCAACCGCGCTCTCGAGATCCGCATGCGGGTCATCCGCCGCGGGGTCTCGATCGTCGTTTCGAGTCATTGTGCCCTCCGTGCCCGCGGGTCGACGTAGCCGTAGGTCAGATCGGCCAGCAGGAGTGCGGTGACGAGCGCCAGCGTGATGACCATGAAGCCGCCCATCATGAGCGGGTAGTCGCGTTGGTGCGTGGCCGATAACATGTACCAGCCGAGCCCGTGGTACTGGAACACGTGCTCCAAGACGACCGAACCGCCGAACATCTCGCCGATACTGATCAGCAGCGTCGTGTACATCGGCAGAACGGCGTTGCGGGCGACGTACTGGGTGGAGATCGTGATGTCCGACAGGCCTCGAAGGCGGGCGACGCGGAGGTAATCCTCGCCGAGGACCCGGATACTGTTGCCGCGCATTCCCAGAGAGGCGACGCCGGAGGCGACGAGCATGGACAGCACCGGTAACGACGCGTGGGCGACGATGCCGCTGATGTAGGGGAGATTGAACCCGGGGTCGACGCCGGTCGGTTGCCGGCCGCCGCTCGGGAACCAGCCCAGTCGGTACGAGAGGAAGATCAACAGGAGAATCGCGAGCACGTAGAACGGGATCGATCCCATCAAGACGGCGTAGGACGTCAGGCCGACGTCCAGCTTTCCGCCTTCCCAGTAGGCCATCAGCGCGCCGACGGCGATTCCGATAAAGAAGCTGATGAAGACCGCCCAACTCAGAACGAAGAGGGTCCACGGCATCGCCTCCGCGAGAACCTTCGTGACCGGCTTAGCGTAGGTCACCGATTCCCCTAAATCCCCCTGCAGCGTATTCGCGAGGTAGTTGACGTACGCGATGTGAATCGGCTTGTCCGGATCGATCGTCATGCGGAGTTCGACGAGTTCGCGAGCTCTCACCGGATTGATCCCCTGCTGTGCCATTCGGGTGATCATCGCGCCCATGATGTTTCCCGGCATCAGGCGTATTAACGCGAAGGACAGGGTGAGGAC is a window encoding:
- a CDS encoding dihydrodipicolinate synthase family protein, with the translated sequence MPLSAEQVRTRLRGVAVGLLTPFDDDLEIEHEKIAENAQELYSAGVRTFLATANISEYHSLATNERIDVAETSVDALPSDACVLAGVGGSTDDARNLIHAYDRIGVDAMMIMPPDHTYIHEQGLLEYYRSLSSATDTPLVPYVRGFDPSIEYLASLTRVEGVVGIKYALKDPVKLGAGVAAGSDDVVWVDGLAEPFAVSFWAEGAEGFSAGVSNFRPEIGLELFDALSDGDWDRARELRNICLPYQNFRDETGQGNEIEGAISVSAVKKGLELAGLNGGNVREPIRPLASEEERKAEELYSQLEDDIDSLID
- a CDS encoding dTMP kinase; translation: MPQLPRTVAIVGPDGSGKTTQAKLLVERLQATGYDAQYVHALYYLSDTVPCADRLRRRLGPRKTRTQAPGHGPFYLVRRALFGLVSVWFALLTIGIVSVRGRNKRQIVVFDRYYHQFFYDVYGSAGIPLSHLLPQPWRTIYLDADLTTVQARMDAVDRAVDERYYATVIDLYDDCATPEWLSFRAELPVDTLHEQIFQAIRYDVDRDRSQSSSDRIRTILFRKNQAPKKPREGR
- a CDS encoding ABC transporter permease, which gives rise to MTRNDDRDPAADDPHADLESAVGDDRDEALETDGGAVSTPFEVVSEYEETRRDRYRKLYDAYVYAPVAIVWRDWRARIGFTIVVLYVLMGTVGTLIVEPTGVTEGPALVAPFETLEYPLGTDALGRDLFAQTVHSTSTILKMVASGAVFTVGIGTTVGAIAGYKGGMTDTVLSSITDVFINIPGFPLVMVLGLMFSDVILGNPYAVGLLLSIAAWGGLARAIRSQMLTLRRESFVEASQAMGIPTRTIVFKEIVPHLMPFVVINLTNSGRKVIFEAVALYYLGILPFENLNWGNILQLAYEGNAHARPDALHWFLVPMFAIVFISVGLTLLGQSLDRVFNPRVRARHEKTSADTAGADDDEPSTTDTMGGI
- a CDS encoding dihydrofolate reductase family protein, which translates into the protein MQAPGGPDEDRDGGFEQGGWSVNYWDERMGAVMDDQFAEADALLLGRKTYEIFAAHWPNVETEDDPVAAKLNSMPKYVASRTLDEVEWNNSTLLSGTVEEAVADLKSDRRDVISVQGSHDLIQTLLAHDLVDEFWLWIFPLVVGDGKRLFGDGTIPAALELTDAETSSTGVQMLRYDRAGEIEYDSFALDDAAE
- a CDS encoding thiamine pyrophosphate-binding protein, coding for MAPTDDGPPRRSGSDHLYDALVDAGIDLLVGIPGTQTLPLDRTVDRRDDVRYVMARHETAIPHIAWGYYEAGGGVAATLTVPGPGDTNAMHGLKNALDDRVPLIHVAAEADPDDRGKGPIHEIEPETFDTVVKANHSIERPAEFHRLVRSGIETALTPPYGPVRLGVPKSLLDAEFRSPPVTIEPPTSRFDGDAEYRAATRALAGAERPLVYLGVGARRSGDPEAIRDLVETLNAPIVASYKGKGIFPEDDPRWLGVTGSHLPAGARRALEAADVVLALGTRFDGVTTADWSLPFGETLVHVTLDASRINASYEADVPIVANVADAVDRLHRRLRSEPRPDTAWDGAVVGDRVRREYDDRLRARGLLEDETPIATAGALRTLRDALPAETVVTTDIGGFRLWAKQTFETYEPETYVTAGSWAGMGVGIPAAIGASLASPDRPVVALTGDGGAMMCLQELHTAVEHEIDVIAIVFNNQDYGIISKSPEIDRYAEGHRFDWSSPEFATVAGGFGCRGETVRTLAGLADAIDIAVARADGPELIDVRIDPDEPTAPSAGDYDTDVSF
- a CDS encoding ABC transporter ATP-binding protein yields the protein MTVSETGYKHDTTVDDPILEIRNTSVTFDMERGESRVLDDVDLDIQRNEILGVVGESGSGKSMLASALLDAIVDPGILHGDITYRPPDGEPIDILNLDKQGLKELRWEEISMVFQGAMSSFNPVRKIRTHFVETLDAHDYDIDEGMERAKDILADLYLDPERVLDSYPHELSGGMKQRALIALSLVLEPEVLVMDEPTAALDLLMQRSIISLIQDVKEEYDLTIVFITHDLPLVADIADRIGVLYAFEFVELGPTDEILEDAAHPYTRLLLKSTPNLQAPIETMQPVEGSAPDPVNVPAGCSFHPRCPLADGECRDVDPGPYEVHGSHHVHCHHWGDARAKIPMTHDLDELAGGDGPAMTDPGMTPSRSASAEPVVSLDDVEVHFEKEKGFLDMFADPEVVEAVDGVSLDIYEKDVVVLVGESGCGKTTLGKTTVGLQKPTGGSVTYRGHDIWDVKAGADDGSSWGEIRRSLQIVHQDPGSALNPHRRVKASLEAPLKRWNDELDGNDRRQRILSLLEHVGMSPAEDYIERYPHQLSGGEQQRVAIIRAMLMNPDVIMADEPVSALDVSLRVEMMDLLIQLQDTFDTSYLFVSHDLSNARYIAEKTGGRIGVVYLGRLVEIGPPEQIIHDPQHPYTQALCWATPELGADNDDESPIRKIDIPDPTNPPSGCRYHTRCAKAREVCRAQDPSSFDVPDGELHEAACFRVDDDHEYWNSASITMDDDPIATQSD
- a CDS encoding ABC transporter permease, with the translated sequence MLTIDWRIRRLGQAVFTVWAVLTLSFALIRLMPGNIMGAMITRMAQQGINPVRARELVELRMTIDPDKPIHIAYVNYLANTLQGDLGESVTYAKPVTKVLAEAMPWTLFVLSWAVFISFFIGIAVGALMAYWEGGKLDVGLTSYAVLMGSIPFYVLAILLLIFLSYRLGWFPSGGRQPTGVDPGFNLPYISGIVAHASLPVLSMLVASGVASLGMRGNSIRVLGEDYLRVARLRGLSDITISTQYVARNAVLPMYTTLLISIGEMFGGSVVLEHVFQYHGLGWYMLSATHQRDYPLMMGGFMVITLALVTALLLADLTYGYVDPRARRAQ